The Lycium ferocissimum isolate CSIRO_LF1 chromosome 8, AGI_CSIRO_Lferr_CH_V1, whole genome shotgun sequence DNA segment AATTCCAACTTCTCCTCAGCAACTAAACCAGATAAGAAGCTTTGCAGTTGTTGCAGTGATTTGTCATAAGTAGGATCAGCAATGCAAAACATCTGCAGCAATAATTTAGTACTTTTAATTCTTCGGTATTTCATGGCCTCATGCCACAACATAGTTCCCAATTCAATTATAATTCTTCGCGAGATATAAAACAAATAATTACCTTGAGAGTATTATGAATACGGTCCAAAGCCATACTGCCGAAATTGGTAAGCATCCCAGTGATAAATTTCTGCAGTTAACACCAGCACCTTGTTAAGAAAGCACCAGTgttttcttttctgttttttgGTTTTTAGTTCTTTGCGAGATGGTTTCGGTCCTTAGAACAATGAATAAGCCTTGCccaatataaattatttaataaatgaTATATACATTACAGATATAAGATAAAACACAGCCAGGCAAGAAGCTGGCATCTCTGTCCTGCCTTGCAAAGATTTTCACAAGGAGTTTCCTGTATCAGTAAGGGAATAatgcacaatatttcaaaaacCCAGGTACCTCACTAGCAAAGAAAAAATTGCAGGCTTATAAGAGCttgttatatgatgatttcatgcAACTCAATAGTTTGGAAACACAGGCTTCCATAAGAGTACACAAAAAAACAGTTTTTGAGAGAAGAAAAGCTTCTACCATTTACACGTTGACAACTGATAAGAGTGTGTATCAGATTCAGATATATACAAGTTCCATTTATATGCAAAAGCAAGAACAAGGAATTTGAATGGTATACCTCATAAATAGTCATCTCTTTGCGCAATTGATCTTCAACAGAGGCCACAGACCGTTCACCATCGTCATCACCTGCCAATAGCTCCTCACAGCCTCCATCAATAGTACCACTTTTACCTGTATCATTCATGGTTTCCACCAGAGTAAAAGCATGATCAGCAGAGTCTGCCCCCATTGACTCTACCAGAACTCCCTAGTCAACCAAGTGAAAAAAGATCAAATAAATCTTTCCACCAGAGAACCATATACTGATGAAAATGCAAGTGAGGGGAACTAACCTTGCTTATCCAAAAATTTATTCTCCTATTCAACACATCAACAGGTACTCCAACTGCAGCTGCAAGATTCTTAGATGTCCACCTGCAACATGAGGTGTACATACCCTTTACAGCCGTTGCCAAAACTTTTCTGAAGCAATTGATAAAATGAAAATACAAAGATGATCCCCAAAATTACCTTTTCTGATCTTGAAACTGCATAATAATTGAAGCATGCAAAGGAGTTACATTGAACTGCATTGCTCTATCTTCAAATTGGAGCTCCAACTACAATAATGGCAGTAACAACAGTCAGTCGTCTGGTGTATAAAAAGATGCAGGGAACAGAGAACTCAGATCTAGAGATTTTAAATCAACTGTTTATATAGACTATTTCGAAAGACACACAAGTCCCAAGACACTGTACAGTGACTGACCTTTACGCTGCCCAGGTTTTTCTTCCACACTAGCTTACGTGGTGTCTTGATTTCAGTATACCTTTTAGCATAATCAGTCAGGAGCTGCTCCACAGGCTCTGGTAAGTTGACTGCCTCATCCTGCCATTAAATAAGAAGATTTTCTTACTTGACCAGCAAAAATGAAACTAAAACAAAGAAAGCTACATAAAGGCAAACAATTAACACTATTAACCGAAAGTCTGCATGAAGAATTTGTTTGGAccgggaaggggggggggggggtggatgTCGTCcttttttatctattttttcctttctctctgTGAGATTCCAAAGACCTCCCTTTCCAATTTACATGAGCTCATACATAACTTCCGCAGTCTCTATGAAAGTAAAATAGCTCATCTGTTGATACCATGCTGCAGATACAACAGCGTCTAAACTCTTTGAAGGATGTCCAAAGGCAGACGCAATGACAATAGGAAGTATAAAGGAAAAATTTGTCAAAACATCAAGGATGTCAGGGGACATTTACTTGATTCAGACTAAGACCATGAAATGTGAATGTCAAGCATCCCGAACCCGTTAATTTATGATTATATTGGAAGGAGAAATCaacactataaaaataaaatggagcAGTTCAGTTTGAAATGTTCTGCTTGTACGGTTCATTTCTAATGTTTACGTATTTAACTTCCTGTAGGGTAAAAGATAGTCCAGAATGGATGAAGACACTCCACTAGATAACTAAATAGTCTTACCAACAGATGGTAAATAAAATTATCGTATCAGTTAAATGGAAGAATAAGCGCATACCTGAATAGGAGGCCAGAAATTTGAAGATATGATGGTAGCATTAAGATTGTCTAGAGAAACATTGAGGTCTGTTTGCTCTGTATTTGCACAAATCCAGTAATCATTGAGAATAGTTAAAATAGTGGAAAGCCCAAGAACAGGACATAACGTACAATCATTACCTGGCTGTGGTTGATGCTTGATAGTTGCTTTTATATTTGTATTTGTCCTCTTGGAGTCAATCAAATCATTAAGCATTATTTCACATTTCTGCATGCTGCTTTCTCCAAAATGAATCTGCAAATGATAGAAATGTCAAGCTGACTATGTAAATCAGGATGAAATCATATAGCAGAAAAGGTGTCTATTTTTTAGTACACCATGTGACTGGTTTGAGACGATAGAGAACTAAACTCAGAGGTTTGACCACTAACCTTGAGAAGCTCTAGAGTACGTATTTCTGCATCTATGTCATAATCAGATTTGTTCAAAAGCTTTTCAGCCAGCATTACACGATATTCATTAACCAGCTGATCTTTGGAACCAATTATGCCAACTATCATGCCAAGTATGTCAACCTTCCTTCGGTATCTGCTTCCCTTTGATGGGTCAGCCTCTATAGGGTCAGGCTCCCAGCTTAAAGATTTCAGTTCATAAAAGATATATGCATAAGATTAAAAGTACAAGATAAAAGTATGTCAAAACAATAGAGACAAAGATGGCATACTTTTGTGCATTAATCCATGCTTGCTTGTCGTCAGAgttaatatcatcatcaacaatagtGCTCTCTTGACTCTCTTCATCTCTATTCAATTCTTCCAGCAGGCTATCCCCAGAACTGCCTGGTCCATTGGGATTTCCACCAGTTCCATCAGTAAGCATGGTCACAATGCATTTAATTGTATCTTTTCTCCCCCTCAGGTATTCCCTTATTGGCTCACCAACAGCTTCAAGAAAAACACCTGCAGGATCTATAGTTCGAAGTGCTTTGATTGTTGAAACATATTGGTGCAATATGTCATTGGTTGAGGCACCCGCTGTTAGTAATCTATATCTCAGTGAAGAGATAAAAGAATCTACCAGCTTTGAATGCTGCCCAGTGTACTCAAGACATTGTTTCAAGTCTTCAATAGCAGGAGAACTGTCAAATTTTATCGGTCATTAACTCGCAAGTTGAATATTGAGATCTtacatgaataaaatatttacagTGTTGGTATTTCTTCCATTTCCAGCTGAATTGGTACTAAAAGCCTAAATGGTAGAAACAAAACCAGAGAATGCTGCATCAAGTATTTTTTGTAAGATGAAAGAAAACGGAACCCGACATAGTAAATTAGTCACAGGGAAGATTGGAAGAACATACTTAAAGTAAAGATCAGGAAATTGTGAATACAAATCCATCCTCTATGCATGTTATATCCATTTAAAAATTAGTAACAAAATTAACTAAGCAAATAATGTTGCAGTTTGAATGGAATAGAAGGGAAAGAAACGAGATAAGAAATCAGGGGTGAGTCTGTTTCTTGGCTTTCAGATTGAATTTTTGGAAGAGAAGGAAGGGACTTGGTTCTAATGGAACTTTTCTAAAGCCAAAAAAGACGGTAGATGTATTAACAAGAGAAATACTTCGCTAAGGGTAGCAGGGTCGAGGTATCTCTTCCTTTCTCATCCAAACACAGAAAATTATTACTCTTCTTTCccctcctctcttttcttttatgtggtcctcattctttcttttcatttctttccTTCTGAATATCTACGAGTTTTGTTGCTTGGAAGCCTGCTATAAGATACACTTATGTACAGAGAAACCCCCCCACGACACACACAGAGACAAAataaatgaagaaaagaaaatgaaatagtaaattaCCTGTCCGGGTAGTCCACAATGATTTCAAAAAGTTTGGCTATTCTGAGATCCTGCAAGGTTTCATAAGCATAATACTCTAAGCGCAATTGCCATCTAACAAGACCCTCAGATGGAACTCCAGTTCCAGAATAGCACAAGGAGGGGTGGGATGCCAGGGGCGATTTCAGGCCAGAGGAAGGGCCATCGCAGCTAGTAAAATCACCAAGGTAATCAAGAAGTGCTCGCAGGAACTGAAGGGGCACAGCCTGCACAAATTGGTTCTCAATGTTAGAAAATCGGATCCAGTAGAAATTTCCTGATTAGTCAGATTGATCTAAACATAGGTTTATCCATGTTCTTCAAGTTTGAGCAAAATTCATGAGGAATTGATATTCATAACCAACCTTTCACAAAGTTATTCTATCATTCATTTTGTCATCTCTACAATGTCACCAAGCTATCGATACACAAATTACATGAGTGAAAGTATCACTAacaaaaaattgattaaaaacataacaaaatccaTTAGATCCATCTGACTCTAAATGTCCGATTATCGTATTGCAGAATATCAATGAATCCAAACTAGTGCACTAGGCAAGGAAAAGAGATTTCTTATTTCAGGAAGCCAGTAGATCAATATCCTAAATTAGTTAAATGACCACCAGACAGTAAGTCGTTGCAACTATATTACTGTTGAAGAAGATAACTTCCAAATGACTTTGTATTGCAACACCAAAATAAAACTCCAAAAGGACCTTTGTCAGATTAACTTGAGACGTAAAATTGGGATCATGCAGATGAGACCAACCTGTATCCATGCTTTGATGGACTTCAAAACAGAGCTCCTATAGTCATCACCAGCCAAATCATGTACTTTGTCCTATCACCCACATTCAAAGAATAAATGTGTACAAGATTAAATGAAATGTTTACTTATAGAAAATCTGAAacgaaggattttttttttttttggtcaaattaacaaaatcaaggaTGCTTAAGAATCACCACAATAAGGTTGACGTCAACTGAAAATGTAGATAGATCGACTGAAACTTAATCACTGATGGCCATATACCTTTAGAAGAAAGAATATAGCAGAAGCATATGCATCTTCCGCCATAGACGTAAAGCCAATATTTCTCAGATCACGAACAACCATTCCAATGTTCTTCACCAACTTATTGTTATCTGAAAATAATGCATATTTATGGTTTATATCACTATCCATATTACCACATTTGTAGGGTAGTTTTCTTTTCTCATCTAAATCCATTTTATCATCCATGTCTAACTCATCTTCATCCTCAGGATTCGCAGCGGCAATTGTACTCAGCTCTTCCAGTCTTCCTTTGAAGTACCACTGTAGTATGCCTAAAAAATATAGTAAGGGGAAGGATAAGCAAGAGTTGCTTACTAAGATGTACATTTTATAGATCATAGCCATAGAAACATCTTTAAATATCAAGCTTTCCTTAACCACTCTGCCTCTTCCAAAAAGCGATAACGAAGAATAAATGTATAAGAATTTCAAACTTCTTCCTTGCCAAAAtctgtgtgtatgttgttattgttttatgtgtgtgtgtgtgtgtgtgtgtagtataAAGACATCTTCTAACTTAGAGATTCAGAAATCAAAGGAGTAAAATCAGTGACTAAAGAAGTTTAATTCTTGCGTTGCACCAGACAACCCCGGCGATGGTACTAAACATTTGTGTAATTCGCCACATGCTTGGTCCAAGAACAAAACTGAGTCAAATGGAACATCGAGAAAAGAGAATGATGTAACTTCAAATCCAAAACAAACAATCTCAGGACCTCAGAAACCTAGCATATACATGATCAGGCTGTAGTTTACATTCTTTTATTTTGACAATTCAAGAGGTAATTTGAACAGGGCTTAATATGAATAATACAGGTCAATAACAAATGAAAGTCCCAAATGCATGTGTTTCCATCAGTGAGTACAAATTAAAAGAACAGCCTTTCAGCTTCAATACACTGAGGTTGCTGCCACCCTTTTATCCCCAAGAGACATGCTCATGTAATATAGCTGTTCAAGAATTTTCAcataaattaccattttgcagtaaacaacaaacaacaatgaTCAATGAAGTATAGGAATTATATTATGCCTAATAaaatcctccccccccccccccccccaaaacctcTTTCTACGCCCTTACAGTCTCGGTTTAACCATTACTTGAAGATCATAAAAACAGAATGTTCTATAAAGGTGGTCAGTATCATACTTTAAAGCTTCAGCTATAGTATTACCACCAATTAGCCATTTGAGAAAGGAAGTCAAATGAACAGAATTCTGTTATCGAGACAGCAGCTACATTTGTTGACATTGCATAAAGGATAAGGAGAAACACATTGGGAATGTTACCtgtttcaaaaaagaaaaggagaaacacATTGCGAAGTGGGGAAACATTTAAAAAGGACAACTAAGCAAAGCTCCTGAGCAGCATGTACTAACATTCTATGAAGCAATCCACATACCAGGAAAATGGCGAGGAAGGCTAGCCAAAAGAACTGAAGACACAATTAgttgatattttgagaaaaGATAAACTCGAGTAGAATCTGGGTTCGCTTGTCCTTGCGCCTTGTTTTCTTCATAGGACTGTAAAGCATGAACCAACAATAATAGGCACTTCTCCTGGTACTGTTTTTCCGATGATATCTCTCCCAAAGCTTTACATATAACT contains these protein-coding regions:
- the LOC132067943 gene encoding anaphase-promoting complex subunit 2, which codes for MTCGLGILESLSDDSIAQISENWNAFCSTSESLLKGNGDLSFSSEFVKTAKNLSKHGLASLVEQHFLRSIQETFERNGARRFWSYFVPYSSVAPFETNKDPILEEEIQQVICKALGEISSEKQYQEKCLLLLVHALQSYEENKAQGQANPDSTRVYLFSKYQLIVSSVLLASLPRHFPGILQWYFKGRLEELSTIAAANPEDEDELDMDDKMDLDEKRKLPYKCGNMDSDINHKYALFSDNNKLVKNIGMVVRDLRNIGFTSMAEDAYASAIFFLLKDKVHDLAGDDYRSSVLKSIKAWIQAVPLQFLRALLDYLGDFTSCDGPSSGLKSPLASHPSLCYSGTGVPSEGLVRWQLRLEYYAYETLQDLRIAKLFEIIVDYPDSSPAIEDLKQCLEYTGQHSKLVDSFISSLRYRLLTAGASTNDILHQYVSTIKALRTIDPAGVFLEAVGEPIREYLRGRKDTIKCIVTMLTDGTGGNPNGPGSSGDSLLEELNRDEESQESTIVDDDINSDDKQAWINAQNWEPDPIEADPSKGSRYRRKVDILGMIVGIIGSKDQLVNEYRVMLAEKLLNKSDYDIDAEIRTLELLKIHFGESSMQKCEIMLNDLIDSKRTNTNIKATIKHQPQPEQTDLNVSLDNLNATIISSNFWPPIQDEAVNLPEPVEQLLTDYAKRYTEIKTPRKLVWKKNLGSVKLELQFEDRAMQFNVTPLHASIIMQFQDQKRWTSKNLAAAVGVPVDVLNRRINFWISKGVLVESMGADSADHAFTLVETMNDTGKSGTIDGGCEELLAGDDDGERSVASVEDQLRKEMTIYEKFITGMLTNFGSMALDRIHNTLKMFCIADPTYDKSLQQLQSFLSGLVAEEKLELRDGMYFLRK